In Lepus europaeus isolate LE1 unplaced genomic scaffold, mLepTim1.pri SCAFFOLD_266, whole genome shotgun sequence, the sequence GGGGGCCTGAGGGCACCGTGCCCTGTGTCTCCTAGCCCCTCCACGGCGGGGCTCCCCCACGCGGCGCGCCCACGCTCAGTCACGCGCCATGCAGCCCGTCCGCGTCACCCGTTTATTGAGGGAAGCGGCCGGTGGGGCGCACACTCGCTCGGGGCTGAGGCCCAGCCCAGCCGGAGAGCACCGCCCAGGAGGCTGGCCCGGGCAGCTCCACGCccgccggggccgggccggggctggACACCCTGCGCTTCACCAACGCAATGGCGGCGGCGACTTCGCGCAGTCCTCGTGGCCGGGCAGGGCCCAGGAGCCGGCGGCACCTCTAGAACCCGGGTCTTCACAGAGCCGCGCCCCCGAGGGCCACGGGTGGACGGCAGCTGCTCCGAGCCGAGCTGGGGGCCCTGCCTCAGGGCCGGGCAGCCTGGTCCCGCGCGCGGCTGCTCCGAGGCGAGCTGGGGGCCCTGCAGCAGGGGCTCCTGGGCAGGCATCTggaagaggaggcaggggtgCTGTGAGTGAGCGGGCTGGCGCCGCCCATGCCCATGCCCGGGCTGGCCTGCGCTGAGCCGCACCTACGCTacacctgctccagctcctggtccTGCTCGGGCTCCTcctcgtcgtcgtcgtcgtcctCGTCGGCGCAGGCCTTGTCCAGCGGGGCCTCGCCGTCGCGGGCCAGCTCTTCCACGTGGGCCAGCATGTCGGCCATCAGCGCCTCCTCCAGCCGCTTccgcacctgctgcaccagctcCTCCTGCTTCCTGGGGACGCACACGGCCCTCACCAGGGGGCGACCTGCGCCAGGAAGCTGGCCCCCGCCACAGGCCGGCCCCGCCTCttcctctcctgtctcccatcGTGCAGCAGCCGCCCAGCCCTCGCCACGCCGATGGCTCGGAAGCCTCCGTCCACAGCCCCCGGGCCGTGTGGAGAGCCTGCACCGCCTGCACCGGCCTGAACCCCAGACACAGCGCCCGCAGGCTCCCGCCGAGGCTCAGGGAGATGGAAAGCCCCAGGGCTGAGCCCTTCCCTGccccgcccggcccagccccagggaggctcCGGGCCGGGCTGCCTCCGGGCACTTagcaggggggcggggggcggcgggcTGCGGGAGGTCAGCATGCTTGCGCACCGCGCGTGAGGGCCGCCATTCCGGTCCCACCCGTGGTCGGCTgtgcccctctgcctctctcccttccagCCCGCGGCGGCCCTAGACCACCTCTTcccagccccgcgccccgccAGGGTGGCCGGTTCCAGCCGCTCCAGACTGGGGCTTGGCCTGGAGAGCCCaagggccagggcggggccagcacAGCTCCTCCCTGGGGCCCCTCCCACGAGGAGGCGTGGCTACCTGATGTCCTCATCCGTCACCATGAAGGCCTTGCACAGGGGCTGCGTCGTGTTCAGCCACACGCCGGGGTTCTTCTCCACGGCGGCCGAGAGCTGGCCGGTGATGGGCATGGTGCTGGTGTGCAGGGCGCTAGCGATCGCTGACAACAAGGTCTCGTCCGTGCAGCCGGGACCTACCCCTAGCACGGCACGGGCAGGTGGCGCCGGCGGCCGGACTTCCGCCCACACCCACCCGCATCCTCCCCAAGGTCAAGTGCAAGGGCCTGccggagcccctcccccagcagcccgCTCACCCTGCAGGCCCTTGGGCAGGTCCATGGTCTTGACTAGCTCCTCGGCGATGTCGAAGGCGTTGAGGCCACTCAGCTTCTTCTCCCAGAAGAGCTGCCGGGACGAGGCTGGGTGAGGGCGGCGCGCGCCCTGCGGGCACGGGTGCGCACAGAGCACGTGGGGGGGGGGCTCACCTGGCGCGGCTGCTCCACCGCCTTCTGCGGGTCGCTCTTCACCTTGTTGCTCGGGTGGTTGGTGATCTTGGTCACCGGTTGCTTGAAGATGGAGGCCGTCTGCCGCACGGGCAGCGCCGTATTCAAGTCAGGCTTGCCCTGCGGAGACCGGGCGCTGCAGCGCGGCCACGGCGCGGGGGCCGCCAGGGCCAGCGCCCTGTGCTCCGCGGGCTCTCCCAGGCCCGGAGGGGCCCCTGCCGCCAggggggcgggcagcgggcgcTCCTGCGCGCACAGCCCCGGCTCCGCGGCCCGCGCCAGCCACGTCCGCGCCATgcgggcaggagctgggagcgaCTGGAGCGCCGCCCCGCACCGGCCCGCCGACGTCACGGTGACGTCACGTGCGCTCACCTTGACCTGGTTGGACGAGTCATAGCGCACGCGCTGCCGACTCTTGCTCATCTTGCTGAGCAGCATCTTGCCCGTGCGGAAGTCAAAGGTGCTCAGATCCATGGAGCCGCCCAGgtagcgcgccagctgcggcttGCTGCGGAACTTCTTCCCGCTTGGGCTGGGGACACAGGCGCGGTCGGCGTGGGCCCCAGCAGCGGCGCGCCCGCCCCAGCCCACGCGCTCCGGACACTCCGGAAGCAGAAGGGGCAGCCGCGAGGGGGGCGCCTgacacccccgccccccaccacgCAGTCTACGCGGGCGACTCCACACCCGGGTCTCCTCAGGAGCGCGCGCGCAGGCTTGCGGCCGCGCTAGGAAACCGGGCGAGGTCCGACCCTCGCTGCGCGCCCGCGGGGCTCCGCAGACCCAGGTACTACCTTGGGGCGCTGGGGATGACTTGGAAGCAGGGCTGCACAAGCCACTTTAATAAAACGGAGCCGCTGCTCGGGCACCCACACCCCGCATCTGAGCGCTGGCCGCTCTGCCAACCCAGCTCCCCGCGCCTGCGGccggaggcagccgtgatggcgcCTCTGCACACGCGTGGGACACGCGCTGTGgacatcctggcttcagcccggcccagcccggcctTGGAAGGGGAAGGCAGGCGAGGGGCTGGCAGCCTGGGGACGGCCGCCAGGGCCCGCGCTCCTGATACGGAAACCTGCGCAGCTCCACCAGGCATCCTCTGCACGGGGCGACCCGAGCGGCCTGGGACCACTAAGAGCAAAGCGCATGGACGCACAGCGGCTTCCTGGCTACTGGGGAGGGGGGGCATGGCTGGCGCGCGCGGCCTTCTGCGTGGGGTGCggagaatgttctggaatcaGGGGTGGCAGCTGCACCAGCGTCAGGTGCGCGTGGGAACGGCGACTGTCACGGAACGGGTTACTCGGATCTCACCGACACAGAAACACGTCCCCCGTGTTTTATTGAATAAGAAAAAGGACACTTCGTGAGGCCGCCGGCACCTCCCAGGCCAGCCGCGCTTGCCCCCCGGGTAGACCCCGACCCACTCTGGGGAGTCCGGCCTCGGGACACCGTGGCCAGCCGCCTGCACCTCTGCGGGCCGCCCCACTCCAAGCCACCGCACCCCGGGGCTACGGACCAACAACGGTCACTTGGCTGGCGGGACAGGCCCCGGGCAGGGCGGCAGCCACAGGGGCTTCACGGGACCCCGACCTCGCCGGGGAGGGCGGGACCCAAGGTTTCAGGAGCAAAAGGCAGGGTCCCCAGACACGGCTCCACCTCAGCACCAGGGGGGCCAGGGTTCCCGCAGCGACGGCCCGGCTGGAGCCCCAGGGCCTCGCCGCCCCCGCCAGCTGCTGCCCCCAGCTCAGGGGTAGGGGACCCAGGACGGCCAGCCGAGCGCGCCTGGCCCGCGAGGCTACCCTCGCCGCAACAGCCAGCGCGTCTACCCGACTCGGGTCCTtgcccccgggggtgggggggacccggCCACCATGTGGGCGCGCCCCGGGGTCACTGCTCGGGGGAACCCGGCCACC encodes:
- the MBD3 gene encoding methyl-CpG-binding domain protein 3 isoform X2; amino-acid sequence: MERKSPSGKKFRSKPQLARYLGGSMDLSTFDFRTGKMLLSKMSKSRQRVRYDSSNQVKGKPDLNTALPVRQTASIFKQPVTKITNHPSNKVKSDPQKAVEQPRQLFWEKKLSGLNAFDIAEELVKTMDLPKGLQGVGPGCTDETLLSAIASALHTSTMPITGQLSAAVEKNPGVWLNTTQPLCKAFMVTDEDIRKQEELVQQVRKRLEEALMADMLAHVEELARDGEAPLDKACADEDDDDDEEEPEQDQELEQV
- the MBD3 gene encoding methyl-CpG-binding domain protein 3 isoform X1, yielding MERKRWECPALPQGWEREEVPRRSGLSAGHRDVFYYSPSGKKFRSKPQLARYLGGSMDLSTFDFRTGKMLLSKMSKSRQRVRYDSSNQVKGKPDLNTALPVRQTASIFKQPVTKITNHPSNKVKSDPQKAVEQPRQLFWEKKLSGLNAFDIAEELVKTMDLPKGLQGVGPGCTDETLLSAIASALHTSTMPITGQLSAAVEKNPGVWLNTTQPLCKAFMVTDEDIRKQEELVQQVRKRLEEALMADMLAHVEELARDGEAPLDKACADEDDDDDEEEPEQDQELEQV